In Zobellia roscoffensis, the following are encoded in one genomic region:
- a CDS encoding FdhF/YdeP family oxidoreductase gives MSNKEFHRNVSVIGSENFSNIKITEPVRYAAGKIGVKEALRHGFKEMGVVRSMRAFLELNQEDGFDCPSCAWPNPEHPSSVAEYCENGAKAVADEATTDKIGGEFFRKYSVEELSKLTEYQLNKFGRITEPLVLRPGNVNYEPISWEEAYELISIELHKLNAPDDAIFYTSGRSSNEAAYLYGMFARAIGTNNMPDCSNMCHESSGVALSETLGIGKGSVKLEDLYGADVVIVAGQNPGTNHPRMLSALEKCKKNGGKVISINPLEESGLINFKNPQHLNGLIGSGEDLTDIHLQVRINQDIALMKLILKRLAALDEKGQKVFDHAFMVKYVEGYDALITDFKNYDEETLLRLSGVSEEKVNETVALLATSSNIVVCWAMGLTQHKNGVATICEYLNLLMLKGSLGKPNAGTCPVRGHSNVQGDRSVGIMHFVNEELNKRIQEHLGFTAPDKEGLDVVGAIKAMHDEKGKVFICLGGNFLMAASDTLYTAEAMQNCELTVQVSTKLNRSHLVTGKTALILPTFGRSEKDMKDGAIRYQTMEDSMGRVRQSRGLLKPTSDNIKSEPELIAELAHTFFGGKHSVNWKEMGENYDLIRESIDKVIKGFDNTKERSKGIGYYLPNNVRDLDFSMLPNGRAQLTVNQLPEHDLNSEEFMLMTIRSHDQFNTTIYGMDDRYRGVYNERRVLFMNPKDMEKKGLKKKDVINISSTYDGKVRTANRFLVIPYNIPSGDLAAYYPETNVLIPHDQYADKSKTPISKSIKVTVEKVI, from the coding sequence ATGTCCAATAAAGAATTCCATAGAAACGTATCGGTAATAGGTTCTGAAAATTTTTCAAATATTAAAATTACTGAACCAGTAAGGTATGCCGCAGGAAAAATAGGAGTAAAAGAAGCGTTACGTCACGGGTTTAAGGAAATGGGTGTTGTACGATCTATGCGCGCTTTTCTAGAGCTTAATCAAGAAGATGGTTTTGATTGCCCCAGTTGTGCATGGCCTAATCCGGAACATCCGTCTTCTGTTGCGGAATATTGTGAAAATGGAGCAAAAGCAGTTGCGGATGAAGCTACTACGGATAAAATTGGAGGGGAATTTTTTAGGAAATATTCAGTAGAAGAACTTTCTAAGCTCACAGAATATCAACTTAACAAATTTGGCAGAATAACGGAGCCGCTAGTATTAAGACCAGGCAATGTAAACTATGAACCTATTTCTTGGGAAGAAGCGTATGAGCTTATTTCAATAGAACTTCATAAGTTGAACGCTCCTGATGATGCTATTTTTTACACCTCTGGACGTTCTAGCAACGAAGCGGCTTATTTGTACGGTATGTTTGCTCGTGCCATAGGAACTAATAATATGCCAGATTGCTCTAATATGTGTCATGAATCTAGTGGTGTAGCGCTATCCGAAACATTGGGTATTGGCAAGGGTTCTGTAAAACTTGAGGATTTGTACGGTGCAGATGTGGTAATTGTAGCGGGGCAAAATCCAGGTACAAACCACCCAAGAATGCTTTCGGCCTTAGAAAAGTGTAAGAAAAATGGGGGTAAAGTAATTAGTATAAACCCGTTAGAGGAGTCTGGTCTAATCAACTTTAAAAACCCTCAACACTTAAACGGACTCATAGGTAGTGGTGAAGACCTAACGGATATTCATTTGCAAGTTCGTATTAATCAAGATATAGCTTTAATGAAGCTAATTCTTAAAAGACTTGCTGCACTGGATGAAAAGGGGCAGAAAGTTTTTGACCATGCTTTTATGGTTAAATATGTAGAGGGGTATGATGCGCTCATTACAGATTTTAAGAATTATGACGAAGAAACACTCTTGCGTCTCAGTGGTGTAAGTGAGGAGAAAGTAAATGAAACTGTAGCACTGTTGGCAACCAGCAGTAATATAGTAGTTTGCTGGGCTATGGGACTTACTCAGCATAAAAATGGTGTAGCTACTATTTGTGAATACCTTAATCTATTAATGTTAAAAGGATCTCTAGGTAAACCAAATGCGGGAACGTGCCCTGTACGCGGCCATAGTAACGTGCAAGGTGATCGTAGCGTTGGAATTATGCACTTTGTAAATGAAGAGTTGAATAAGCGTATTCAAGAACATTTAGGATTTACGGCACCGGATAAAGAAGGTTTAGATGTGGTTGGCGCTATTAAGGCTATGCATGATGAAAAGGGTAAAGTCTTTATTTGTTTGGGCGGTAATTTTTTAATGGCGGCTTCTGATACCTTATATACGGCCGAAGCTATGCAAAACTGCGAATTGACAGTTCAGGTGAGTACAAAATTGAATCGTTCGCATTTGGTTACGGGAAAAACTGCATTGATTCTACCCACTTTTGGTCGTTCCGAAAAGGACATGAAAGATGGTGCTATACGCTATCAAACTATGGAAGATAGTATGGGGCGTGTAAGACAATCTCGCGGATTGTTAAAACCTACATCTGATAATATCAAAAGTGAACCTGAGTTGATTGCAGAATTGGCGCATACCTTTTTTGGCGGAAAGCATTCTGTGAATTGGAAGGAAATGGGTGAAAACTATGACCTCATTCGGGAGAGTATTGATAAGGTAATTAAGGGTTTTGATAATACTAAGGAACGTTCTAAAGGCATAGGCTACTATTTGCCAAATAATGTTCGTGATTTAGACTTTAGTATGTTACCCAATGGTCGTGCCCAGCTAACGGTGAATCAATTGCCTGAACATGATTTAAATTCGGAAGAATTTATGTTGATGACCATTAGATCGCACGATCAGTTCAATACTACTATTTATGGTATGGATGATAGATACAGGGGTGTTTATAATGAACGACGTGTATTGTTTATGAATCCTAAGGATATGGAAAAGAAAGGCCTTAAGAAGAAAGACGTTATCAATATCAGTAGTACTTACGATGGAAAAGTTCGTACGGCGAATCGGTTTTTGGTTATTCCTTATAATATTCCATCTGGAGATTTAGCAGCATATTATCCGGAGACCAATGTTTTAATACCTCACGATCAGTACGCAGATAAAAGTAAAACACCAATCAGTAAATCCATTAAAGTAACGGTTGAAAAGGTTATCTGA
- a CDS encoding transporter produces MKKYLLSLFFTLPLIGTAQYTDVINSNRPGLSVSAYAVGRNVLQVEAGLLYEQRDHTLLDTKSNIWGSDISLRYGLLFEQLEINYEGTYVNQDITYNSLGTSESFTDFSRNRVGLKFLIYDRYKNPERNKPNLYSWKANYGFKFKNLIPSVSLYGGATFNLGENPFYVGDPTVSYRGMVATQSRLTPRFVLITNIAYDRITTDYPELSYLISLSHAFRNPKWSAFVENQGIQSDRYSDALIRGGVAHLLTDDLQVDFNLGASFKNTPSRIFITVGGSYRFDFHKDKLKAIDEQSAGENGGPIKKNSMKKKEKEERKNKKNGSGAEDIDLGPSKKELKKLKKEERKKNKNKERGSGAIDF; encoded by the coding sequence ATGAAAAAATATCTTTTATCCTTATTTTTCACCCTCCCATTAATTGGAACCGCTCAATATACAGATGTAATAAATTCTAACCGCCCCGGTTTATCCGTTAGTGCTTATGCGGTGGGTAGAAATGTGTTGCAAGTAGAAGCAGGTCTTCTCTATGAACAACGCGATCACACGCTTTTAGATACCAAAAGCAATATTTGGGGCTCGGATATCTCTTTACGTTATGGTTTACTTTTTGAGCAACTAGAAATAAATTACGAAGGAACCTACGTAAACCAAGATATCACTTATAATAGTTTAGGAACATCTGAGAGTTTTACTGATTTTTCAAGAAATCGTGTGGGACTTAAATTCTTAATTTATGACCGTTACAAGAATCCAGAACGCAATAAGCCTAACCTTTATAGCTGGAAAGCGAATTATGGTTTCAAATTTAAAAATTTAATTCCATCTGTTTCCCTTTATGGTGGTGCTACTTTTAACCTAGGAGAAAATCCATTTTATGTTGGAGACCCAACAGTTTCATACCGCGGAATGGTAGCCACACAAAGCAGATTAACACCTCGTTTTGTTCTTATTACAAATATTGCCTACGACCGCATTACAACAGACTACCCTGAATTAAGCTATCTAATTTCTTTATCCCATGCCTTCCGCAACCCTAAATGGAGTGCTTTTGTAGAAAACCAAGGTATACAAAGTGATCGCTACTCAGATGCTTTGATTCGTGGTGGGGTAGCTCATTTATTGACTGATGACCTACAAGTAGATTTTAATCTTGGGGCTAGTTTTAAAAACACGCCTTCTCGAATTTTTATAACTGTGGGCGGGTCCTACCGTTTTGATTTTCACAAAGATAAGTTGAAAGCTATAGATGAACAAAGCGCTGGCGAAAATGGTGGTCCAATTAAAAAGAACTCCATGAAAAAGAAAGAAAAAGAAGAACGGAAAAACAAGAAAAACGGTAGTGGCGCCGAAGATATTGATCTAGGACCGTCTAAAAAAGAATTGAAAAAACTAAAGAAAGAAGAGCGAAAGAAGAATAAAAATAAAGAACGCGGTAGTGGAGCTATTGATTTTTAA
- a CDS encoding YfhO family protein produces MQKGLKAFFVHFFVTVFFVIAALAYFNPVLQGKVIEQSDIVQFTGMAKEQNDFRKKTGEEPYWTNSAFGGMPTYQLGAYYPHDYVKKLDNLIRFLPRPADYLFLYFIGFYFLLCCLKVDYRLSIVGALAFGFSTYLIIILGVGHNAKAHALGYLPMLLGGIVLVFRKKYLWGFILTAISMALEIRANHYQMTYYFMLLVLILGVVYLVDAIRTEKLKHYFSSVGLLLVAVLLGIAANATSLMATKEYADWSTRGKSELTIDPEGNTKENTGGLEKAYITQWSYGITESLNLFVPRLFGGSNNENLGENSKSYDFLIDQGVSRSQALNFSSGLPLYWADQPGTSGPAYIGAIIFFLFILSLILVKGKAKWWLLGGVIMSLLLSWGKNFSFLTDIMIDYFPLYDKFRAVSSIQVILELCAPVLAVLALRELFRPTVDVSEKLNALKISFFTVLGISVALFIFKAGFDFEGPSDEFLKRNYGDELVSLIEADRKAVYNSDLLRSMIFVFLSALALWFYIKGKLKENLAIVAVGALILFDLAGVGLRYVDSDNFVSKRKMTQPFPETAIDQEINKDKGVYRVYDPQEGINGARTSYYHQSIGGYHAAKPAGLEDLFSFYVYKGNMGVLNMLNVKYVVQQDEEGKSYPAVNPNANGNAWFVKELVKVNSADEEIQALDKLNTKTEAVVNLAKVKNLNNFEFKVDSTAVIILTDYEPNDLTYQSKNANYGLAVFSEMYYQNGWNAYIDGKLTEHIKVNYTLRALEIPSGEHTIEFKFEPEVVRIGSQITLASSIVIALIVLGGIGFTVFGSKKNEGQEKKEVQK; encoded by the coding sequence ATGCAAAAAGGATTGAAGGCCTTCTTCGTACATTTTTTTGTTACCGTTTTTTTTGTGATTGCCGCTTTGGCGTATTTCAATCCTGTGCTTCAAGGCAAGGTTATTGAACAGTCAGATATTGTTCAGTTTACAGGCATGGCCAAGGAGCAGAATGATTTTAGGAAGAAAACAGGGGAGGAGCCCTATTGGACCAACAGTGCTTTTGGTGGCATGCCTACATATCAGCTTGGGGCTTATTATCCTCATGACTATGTGAAAAAGTTAGACAATCTCATTCGGTTTTTACCAAGACCAGCGGATTATCTATTTTTATATTTTATCGGATTTTACTTTTTACTTTGTTGTTTAAAAGTTGATTACCGGTTGTCTATTGTTGGAGCTTTAGCTTTTGGGTTTTCAACGTATCTCATCATTATTCTTGGTGTAGGGCATAATGCGAAGGCCCATGCATTGGGATATCTTCCCATGCTATTAGGTGGAATTGTATTGGTGTTCCGAAAAAAATATCTCTGGGGATTTATTCTTACCGCTATTTCCATGGCATTGGAAATTAGGGCCAATCACTACCAGATGACCTATTATTTTATGCTTCTAGTATTGATTTTAGGAGTAGTATATTTAGTTGATGCTATTCGCACGGAAAAATTGAAACATTATTTTAGTTCTGTAGGGCTTTTGTTGGTAGCTGTTCTTTTGGGTATTGCAGCAAATGCCACAAGCCTAATGGCTACAAAAGAATATGCGGATTGGAGTACCCGTGGAAAATCTGAACTAACAATTGACCCTGAAGGGAACACCAAAGAAAATACTGGTGGATTGGAAAAGGCATATATCACCCAATGGAGTTACGGTATAACTGAATCACTCAACCTATTTGTACCAAGATTATTCGGTGGCTCTAACAATGAAAATTTAGGCGAAAATTCAAAAAGTTATGACTTTTTAATTGATCAAGGTGTTTCTCGTAGTCAGGCTTTGAACTTTTCTAGTGGATTGCCTTTATATTGGGCAGACCAGCCTGGTACATCGGGTCCAGCTTACATTGGGGCAATTATTTTCTTTCTATTTATTCTGAGTCTGATCTTGGTAAAAGGAAAGGCCAAATGGTGGCTACTTGGTGGCGTAATCATGTCCTTGTTGCTTTCTTGGGGAAAGAATTTTAGTTTCTTGACGGATATAATGATAGATTATTTCCCGTTGTATGATAAGTTCAGGGCGGTTTCGTCTATACAGGTTATTTTAGAATTATGTGCTCCCGTATTAGCTGTTTTAGCTTTGCGAGAACTTTTTAGACCCACGGTTGACGTATCAGAAAAGCTAAATGCACTAAAGATTTCATTTTTCACAGTTTTGGGTATAAGTGTTGCCTTGTTCATTTTTAAAGCTGGTTTTGATTTTGAAGGACCAAGTGATGAGTTCTTAAAAAGAAACTATGGGGATGAATTGGTTTCCTTAATTGAGGCTGATAGAAAAGCGGTCTACAACTCGGACCTTTTACGATCTATGATATTTGTGTTCTTATCTGCATTAGCATTATGGTTTTATATCAAAGGAAAGCTAAAAGAGAACTTGGCTATTGTTGCTGTTGGAGCTTTAATTCTTTTTGATTTGGCAGGGGTAGGTTTACGTTATGTAGATTCGGATAATTTTGTTTCAAAGCGAAAAATGACACAGCCTTTTCCAGAAACGGCTATTGATCAAGAGATAAATAAGGATAAAGGTGTTTATAGGGTTTATGACCCGCAAGAAGGAATAAACGGAGCACGTACATCTTATTATCATCAATCTATTGGGGGGTATCATGCTGCAAAACCTGCCGGTCTGGAAGATTTGTTCAGCTTTTACGTATATAAGGGCAATATGGGTGTGTTGAATATGCTAAATGTAAAGTATGTAGTGCAACAAGATGAAGAGGGAAAAAGTTACCCGGCAGTCAACCCAAATGCAAACGGAAATGCATGGTTTGTCAAGGAACTTGTTAAAGTAAACTCAGCAGATGAAGAAATTCAAGCTTTAGATAAATTGAATACAAAAACTGAGGCAGTTGTTAATTTAGCCAAAGTGAAGAATCTAAACAATTTTGAGTTTAAAGTAGATTCAACGGCGGTAATAATTCTCACAGATTACGAACCCAATGATTTAACGTACCAGTCAAAGAACGCAAATTATGGATTGGCTGTTTTTTCTGAAATGTATTATCAAAATGGATGGAATGCCTATATAGACGGAAAACTAACAGAACACATTAAAGTTAATTACACACTTAGAGCACTTGAAATACCTAGCGGAGAGCATACCATAGAGTTTAAATTTGAACCTGAAGTCGTAAGGATAGGTAGTCAAATTACTTTGGCCAGTTCTATTGTAATAGCACTTATAGTTTTAGGTGGAATTGGTTTTACAGTCTTCGGTTCAAAGAAAAATGAGGGCCAAGAAAAGAAAGAAGTTCAAAAATAG
- a CDS encoding glycosyltransferase family 4 protein, translating to MKKVLIITYYWPPAGGPGVQRWLKFVKYLRNFDIEPIVYIPEKPHYPIEDATLTSEIPKDLNVYSQPLFEPYGLAKLFSSKKTKRISSGIIQTKNQSFFEKTMLWVRGNFFIPDARKYWVKPSVKYLTEVLSKENINTIITTGPPHSVHLIGKQLKKDTGVTWLADFRDPWTSIGYHKELKLTSSSEKKHKVLEHDVLNEADRILVTSHTTKLEFEQITNQSISVITNGYDSDYQGDAHLDRRFTISHIGSLLTGRNPKNLWQVLSRLAAEDAVFRGDLQLEFMGVVSQDVMDSMYRFELGPYIKMLGYGSHAEAQHKQQRSQLLLMVEIDSEETKGIIPGKLFEYMIAKRPILAIGPEGWEAGSIIKDMNAGEVFNYEAQAELKKTILEWYTAFKKDRIISESTGIEKYSRKALTQELSKLL from the coding sequence ATGAAAAAAGTCCTCATTATCACCTATTATTGGCCTCCTGCTGGTGGTCCGGGTGTGCAGAGGTGGTTGAAGTTTGTAAAATATCTTCGGAATTTTGATATTGAGCCTATTGTTTACATTCCTGAAAAGCCACATTATCCTATAGAAGATGCAACTTTGACGTCAGAAATCCCTAAGGATTTAAATGTGTATTCCCAACCTCTTTTTGAACCATACGGACTCGCGAAACTGTTTTCGTCAAAAAAAACAAAACGAATAAGTTCAGGTATCATACAGACTAAAAATCAATCATTTTTTGAAAAGACGATGTTATGGGTCAGAGGCAATTTTTTTATTCCCGATGCCAGAAAGTATTGGGTTAAACCCTCTGTAAAATATTTGACCGAAGTCTTATCTAAAGAAAATATCAATACCATAATAACAACAGGACCACCACACAGTGTACATCTAATTGGTAAGCAATTAAAGAAGGACACAGGTGTTACATGGTTGGCAGATTTTAGAGACCCTTGGACGTCTATAGGCTATCATAAAGAGTTAAAACTTACCAGTAGTTCAGAAAAGAAACATAAAGTATTAGAGCATGATGTTTTAAACGAAGCCGATAGAATTTTGGTTACGAGCCATACTACAAAATTAGAGTTTGAGCAGATTACAAATCAGTCAATTTCCGTAATTACGAATGGTTATGATTCCGATTACCAAGGAGATGCCCATTTAGATCGTAGGTTTACAATTTCTCATATTGGTTCTTTGTTGACAGGTAGAAACCCAAAAAACTTATGGCAAGTGTTATCGCGGCTTGCTGCTGAAGATGCTGTTTTTCGTGGGGACCTTCAATTGGAATTTATGGGGGTTGTTAGCCAAGATGTAATGGATTCAATGTACCGTTTTGAATTAGGGCCATATATAAAAATGCTTGGTTATGGTTCTCATGCAGAAGCCCAACATAAGCAACAACGGTCTCAACTTTTGTTAATGGTAGAAATAGATAGTGAAGAAACCAAAGGAATAATACCAGGAAAACTTTTTGAATATATGATTGCGAAAAGACCTATTTTGGCTATTGGTCCAGAAGGTTGGGAAGCAGGAAGTATAATTAAAGACATGAATGCAGGTGAGGTTTTTAATTATGAAGCTCAAGCAGAACTAAAGAAAACGATTCTTGAGTGGTATACTGCTTTTAAAAAGGATAGGATTATATCAGAATCTACGGGTATTGAAAAGTATAGCCGAAAGGCACTTACCCAAGAACTTTCAAAATTACTGTAA
- a CDS encoding lipopolysaccharide biosynthesis protein has translation MGLVFKQSLNNSIITYLGFGLGALNTLVLYLQFMEPEYYGLLQVVLSASVVLMPLLAFGVPNTLVKFYSGFSDAKSTDGFLTLMLFLPLVLMLPIAGLTYLVNDTIGDFLSKENPIVKGYVWHIFLIAMVMAYFEVFYAWARVHMKSVFGNFMKEIFGRVGQSTLLILLYFDVISVTSFIDGLVVVYILRMIFMKIYAYTLHRPKLVFDFPDNTRKILVYSALIILGGSVAIVLLEIDKVMINQFIKIENVAYYSVASFIALVIAVPSRSMHQITYPLTAELLNKNDLAGLSRLYQKSSLTLYIISGLLFVLIFLNLDDLYELLPDAYRNGYMIFVWLGLAKLYDAILGNNNSILYNSDYYRAVLYMGLFLAVVTVLLNIWLIPAYGLDGAAIASFSAFFIYNTVKLIYVKMKFNMLPFTKETVQASVLLVITILAFYFVNLSFHPIINIIIKGAGISILYIGVLYKFRISEDVFQLLSKVFGKEQQ, from the coding sequence ATGGGGTTGGTATTTAAACAGTCATTGAACAATTCAATTATTACCTACCTTGGTTTTGGTCTTGGCGCCTTAAATACTTTGGTGCTGTATTTACAATTTATGGAACCCGAGTATTACGGTTTGCTGCAGGTAGTCTTATCAGCATCTGTAGTTTTAATGCCTTTGCTTGCTTTTGGGGTTCCAAATACGCTAGTAAAATTCTATAGCGGCTTTAGCGATGCGAAATCTACAGATGGATTTTTAACCCTCATGTTATTTTTGCCTTTAGTTTTAATGCTCCCTATAGCTGGTCTTACGTATTTGGTAAATGATACTATTGGAGATTTCTTATCTAAGGAAAACCCCATTGTTAAAGGCTATGTGTGGCATATTTTTTTGATTGCGATGGTCATGGCCTACTTTGAAGTTTTTTATGCTTGGGCACGAGTACACATGAAATCCGTTTTTGGTAATTTCATGAAAGAAATTTTTGGCAGGGTAGGCCAGTCTACACTTTTAATCCTTTTATATTTTGATGTCATATCTGTAACGTCATTTATAGACGGACTCGTAGTTGTTTATATACTGCGGATGATTTTTATGAAAATTTACGCCTATACTTTACATAGGCCAAAATTGGTTTTTGACTTTCCGGACAACACGCGAAAAATCTTAGTGTATAGCGCACTAATTATTCTAGGAGGGTCCGTAGCAATCGTACTTCTAGAAATAGACAAAGTTATGATCAATCAGTTTATAAAGATTGAGAACGTGGCTTATTATAGTGTGGCTAGTTTTATTGCTTTGGTCATAGCTGTTCCATCACGCTCCATGCACCAAATAACGTATCCGCTTACGGCGGAGCTTCTTAATAAGAACGATTTAGCAGGGTTGAGCAGACTTTATCAAAAGAGCTCATTGACCTTATATATTATTTCCGGACTTCTGTTTGTTCTCATATTTTTGAATTTAGATGATTTATACGAACTGTTGCCCGATGCTTACCGAAACGGATATATGATTTTTGTTTGGTTAGGGTTAGCGAAACTCTATGACGCCATATTAGGAAACAACAACTCCATTTTATATAATTCTGATTATTATAGGGCAGTTTTGTATATGGGATTGTTTTTAGCTGTAGTAACCGTACTTTTAAATATTTGGCTTATTCCGGCGTATGGTTTAGACGGTGCTGCTATTGCTAGTTTTTCTGCATTTTTCATTTACAATACCGTAAAATTAATATATGTAAAAATGAAGTTTAATATGCTTCCATTTACCAAAGAAACGGTGCAGGCATCCGTATTATTGGTAATAACTATACTAGCATTTTACTTTGTAAACCTTTCTTTTCACCCTATTATAAACATTATCATTAAGGGCGCTGGGATAAGTATACTTTATATAGGAGTCCTATATAAGTTTAGAATTTCAGAGGATGTTTTTCAGCTCTTATCCAAAGTATTTGGAAAGGAACAACAATAA
- a CDS encoding GTP cyclohydrolase, with translation MVTLKEAISKDELKEFVKFPFSLYKDSAYWVPPLIADEMATFDKDQNPAFKNASGWFYLAYKNNKLVGRVVAIINHLEVNDQNVKKMRFGWFDFIDDPEVSETLLNKVAEIGATHHLEFMEGPVGFSNLDKVGVLTDGFDQPGSMVTWYNHAYYINHYERLGFVKEKGYVENKFPASNADPALFTKLNGLVKRRYGLREINFKKTSDVLPLVDQMFDLFNQTYSKLSSFVPITDVQKEYFKKKYITFIDPEYIKFIVDKNDSLIAFAIVMPSFSRALQKAKGKLFPFGFLHLLKAKKYNKDAVFYLIGIHPDYQNKGVTAIIFNEYYKTFNKRGIEMCYRTPELEDNIAIRQMWKHFDPKIYKRRSTYKKSL, from the coding sequence ATGGTCACCCTAAAAGAAGCGATTTCAAAAGACGAACTCAAAGAGTTCGTTAAATTTCCATTTTCGCTTTATAAAGATTCTGCATACTGGGTACCCCCTTTAATAGCGGATGAGATGGCCACTTTTGATAAAGACCAAAATCCTGCTTTTAAAAATGCAAGCGGTTGGTTCTACCTTGCCTATAAGAACAATAAACTTGTTGGTAGAGTTGTTGCCATTATCAACCACCTAGAGGTCAACGATCAAAACGTAAAGAAGATGCGATTTGGTTGGTTTGATTTTATTGATGACCCTGAAGTATCCGAAACGCTTCTTAATAAAGTTGCTGAAATAGGAGCTACGCACCACTTAGAGTTTATGGAAGGGCCTGTTGGGTTTTCTAATCTTGACAAGGTTGGTGTTCTTACAGATGGTTTTGACCAACCAGGAAGCATGGTAACTTGGTACAACCACGCATATTACATTAATCATTACGAGCGTTTAGGGTTTGTTAAGGAAAAAGGGTACGTTGAAAATAAGTTTCCGGCCAGTAATGCAGACCCTGCTCTATTCACCAAATTAAACGGGTTAGTAAAACGACGCTATGGTCTGCGTGAAATCAATTTTAAAAAAACCAGTGATGTACTGCCGTTAGTGGATCAAATGTTTGATCTCTTTAACCAAACGTATTCTAAACTCTCATCGTTTGTACCGATTACGGATGTTCAAAAGGAATACTTTAAAAAGAAATACATAACATTTATAGATCCAGAATACATTAAGTTCATTGTTGATAAAAACGACAGTTTAATCGCGTTTGCTATAGTAATGCCATCTTTTTCCAGAGCTTTACAAAAAGCAAAAGGGAAGTTGTTCCCATTTGGGTTTCTGCACTTGCTAAAGGCCAAGAAATACAATAAGGATGCAGTATTCTATTTAATCGGTATCCATCCTGATTACCAAAATAAGGGTGTAACAGCTATCATCTTCAACGAGTATTACAAAACATTTAATAAAAGGGGAATTGAAATGTGCTACCGCACCCCTGAACTTGAAGACAATATTGCTATCCGCCAAATGTGGAAGCATTTTGATCCAAAAATATACAAACGGCGTTCTACGTATAAGAAAAGTCTCTAA
- a CDS encoding DUF4834 family protein, whose translation MAFLKTILIIVLIYYLFKILVKMFAPKIFGYAARKTQEHFNEKFGDFAQQNNAQRQNDQVGDVIIDKKPSRKTSSNNKVGDYIDFEEID comes from the coding sequence ATGGCATTTTTAAAGACAATCTTAATTATTGTATTGATCTATTACCTTTTTAAGATATTGGTAAAGATGTTTGCACCTAAGATTTTTGGGTATGCGGCTCGTAAGACACAAGAGCACTTCAATGAAAAGTTTGGTGATTTTGCTCAGCAGAACAATGCTCAGAGACAAAATGACCAGGTAGGTGATGTTATAATTGATAAGAAACCTTCTAGAAAGACCTCTTCTAATAATAAAGTTGGGGACTATATTGATTTTGAAGAAATTGATTAA
- a CDS encoding DUF7009 family protein, producing MKIRIKGNSIRMRITQTEVSQLCKTGYIQEETQFPQNTFTYALSSKADASELIANFEDNRITLVLPSETIEGWENSKKIGFSNSTSLKDGNKLSLLVEKDFTCLDDRGEDESDNYPNPKLQH from the coding sequence ATGAAAATACGGATAAAAGGCAACTCCATACGCATGCGTATTACACAGACAGAAGTGTCTCAACTTTGCAAAACTGGGTATATTCAAGAAGAAACTCAATTTCCCCAAAATACTTTCACTTATGCTTTGAGTAGTAAGGCAGATGCGTCAGAGCTAATTGCCAATTTTGAGGATAATAGAATAACCTTGGTTTTACCTTCAGAAACTATTGAAGGTTGGGAAAACAGTAAAAAAATTGGATTTAGTAATTCTACTTCTCTGAAAGACGGTAATAAGTTATCTCTTTTGGTTGAAAAAGATTTTACCTGCTTAGATGATAGAGGGGAAGATGAGTCTGATAATTACCCTAATCCGAAATTGCAACATTAG